TAAGCAAATCGCGTTCtaaaatatcatctttcattgtttttatttcatttaattccAATAGtaacttttcaatttcttgtagcttttccttttcaagttttttctcttcttcaaaaaaactttctgataataaatttggtTCATTCTCTATGGAAATTTGGTTCTTTCCCTCATTATCATGtttgaatttcttattgGGTTTGTCAATATTAAGACTTTCCCATGTCGAAATTTCAGAAAAAAGGAACGATGAATCCTCTTTTTTATCTACCAATATTTCGGAAatgttatatttttcaaaggacttttcaatattatgaGAGTGCTCAAAATCGAATTCCGTTGCATCAACaacttttttatttctattgtGTCTATTTTGAGCAATCAattcttctccttcttccTGCGCAACATTTAATGAATCacaattttctttattcttAGATGATATTCTTTCAACATTGATAGAactattatttaaattaacACAAGTAGTATCTTCAAATGAGAAAAAGCCAACTAAATTTTGGTCTTCATTAGCAGGCATATTATCCGTACCTCTCTTTTTAAACTGTTGTTCTTtctcaatttcttcttcaagGGAATTAACTCTTGTTTCTACCATGGTACAATCACAGGTATTAGTCTTTGTTATGGtactatttattttatgaaaaaaaatttcttgatcCACATTGAAACTAGAATTATTAAGTGGTCTCGATGGTTTCCCTCTTTTCTCGTTCCTTTTAGTATggttattctttttttcatttctagGAACCTTCTTGAAATTGGTATCGAAACCTGCCCTTTGTAAAACGGTACTATATCCAACTTTTGGATTGATTATTGGGAAAGAGGAATCATATAATGTTGAAAgcatctttcaaatttttttttctctacTTAGTCTTGGGATTGTGtttattcaattgttcTCAATATCACCTTTGtttaatataaataacaTGGCCCATTCATTACATAAAAAATCgttaaaaaagaagaagaaaaacattttttaaaGAGGTAACCAATTTTTATTTCGAGAATAGTAAGCAACGCCAAAAAAAAACCGtttgtatatatacataaCAATAGATAACACCAcattaaattaaataaaataaaataaaataaaataagtCCGAAGTAATAAAGAACAgtcaaagaaaaaattgtgTCACAGCCGTAAATCAGGCGCTACCATGGGATGTACTGGCGTAGGGTTTGTTATGCCAACCCTAATTTAgtaacattttcattttcagaaTAGTGTTTTGCATTTCTGCCAAAATTTTCAGaatatatactattttGTCGTCTCTCCGTTCCAACCATGGTCTTTTCCAGAGATGAACTTTctaacaaaaaataaaataatgaataaacaaaaatatgaaatcaATTATGATCCACCCTTAAAAATATGCCAATACATATTAAGATAATGGAAAAGATTGTGACACATGGAtgtttgaagaaaaaagagACTGCGCGacgaagaaaaagaagaccATCTTTTTTCCCCACAGGCGCTAGCATATTGCAAACGCAGccattttggaaaaatctCAAAGAGACAATAATAActattctttgaaattttacCTCTGTTTATCAAGGGTTATGAGGATGATTATCGAATTGCACGTACGAAAAACGTACTAAATCTAAAAGATCATCAAGTAAACCGTTTATAAGTTAATTTAGCCACTTGCTTATCCTACTCCTTTCTTTctattgttgttttttttttttttacctAAGGAAACGAACAATAGAAGTGACATAAAAATGTCATCATATCCAGTGACGCAATATCTGATCGAAAAATACTATGAATCAACTAATGAATCACCCAATTGTGGGAAAATAATTACTCCGACAACAACTAAGAACTTATTAAATGCACTAACATCAAAAGATTGGGGAAAACAATCTacaattgatgaaaaaatatggacAAGTGATTCGGAAACTTCATTAGATGATACGGTTGATACCCTGTTACTACCGTTACCACAAGCAGGAGAACAAGCATATGACGACAAGAAAGTCGATTGTACTTCCACTTTGGATAAATGGAAAACTTGGTTAACAAGTAAGTTGACAGTAACAAATTATGAGCAAAATTTACAGATTAAAAACTTATTGATTCAAAAGgcaaattcaatttcataCTATCAATGGCATGACATTTGTACGGAATTAGATAATTTGactaataaaaaaaattggaaattgaCTAAAGAATCAAGCTTATATGATTATGATCTTATTGTGTCGTTAACTTGCGAATTGAGAAATTTACGTCTGTCAAATGACTATACACATTTACTATACTTAATCAGAACAACATGGGTAAGAAACTTAGGGGGTATTGGGAATGTCAACCTTTATAGACATTCTCATGTAGGTACGAAGcatattattgatgaatatttaaaagagtCCAACTTAGCCATTGAAGCCCTCCTGACACAATCTGACTTAGATGATTCTTATCTGTTAGGGATATTCCAACAATGTAGAAGAAATATTGGTAGATCTGCATTAGTATTGAGTGGTGGGGCCACATTTGGTTTATTCCATATCGGTGTATTGGCTTCACTTTTTGAAGCAGATGTTATGCCAAGAATCATCAGTGGTACAAGTTCAGGTGCCATTGTGGCAAGTATATTCTGTGTTCATACAACAGACGAAATTCCAAGTTTATTAGCAAATGTCTTGAATATGgaattcaatatctttaaagatgataaagataaaagtGATACAGATAATCTAttaatcaaattttcaagATTTATGAAAACTGGGACATGGTTCGATAATAAACATTTAGTAAATACAATGATTACATTCTTAGGAGATTTAACATTTAGAGAGGCATATAATAGAACTGGGAAGATTTTAAACATTACTGTATCCCCAGCATCCATCTTCGAACAAGGTcgtttattaaataatttaaccGCCCCAAATGTTCTTATATGGTCTGCTGTCTGTGCATCATGTTCTGTACCAGGTATATTCCCTGCTACACCATTATATGAAAAGGATCCATTGACAGGGAAAGTTACTCAATGGGGCGGGAATAGATCTGTTAAGTTCGTAGACGGATCTGTCGATAATGATTTACCAATCCCAAGATTATCTGAAATGTTTAATGTGGACCACATCATCGCATGCCAAGTAAATATGCATGTTTATCCGTTCTTAAAATGTTCAGTATCATGTGTCGGTGGAGAGattcaaaatgaatttacggctaaattgaaacaatcaatatcaaaaatcTATAACTCAgtaaatgaagaaataattcattatctaGGTGTTGGTGCAGAATTAGGTATCGCGAGAATGCCATTAACTAAATTGCGATCAATGTTATCACAGACATACTCAGGAAATGTTACCATTCTACCAGATATAAGCATGGTTTCTCAATTGCCAAACGTCTTGGTTAATCCAACGCAACAATTCTTATTGCATGAAACAATGCTTGGTGCAAGAGCCACGTGGCCCAAGATATCAATGATCCGTAATAATTGTGGTCAAGAATTAGCATTAGACAGAGCAATCACTcatttaaaggaaaaaatcattatgTCCTCTTCAATTAACAATCCTTTGCAATTTTCTGATACAGTCTATGGTCTAATAAAATTATCCACAAAAgatcaaataaatcaacaGCACCAACAAtcgaagaagaataataatgggaCATTAGATGATAACCTTTTGGAATCAGAAGAGTCAACATctttactattattaccaaaGGCTGCATATCGTCAAGGAAGATCGCCAACTATAAGCTTAGGGAAATCAAGAATTTCAACAGAGATAGCAGACATAAAGTTTCCACAGAGAAAATCAGAACTTGCCGATTTAAACTTAATAGGACAAACTCGaataaaatcatcttcattttccatTCAAGCTCCAATGGCAAAACGTAGGATCtccttttcaaataaaccTACTTCTAAGTTATCGCcaccatcattatcattatcatcatctagAAAAAATGGAACATATACGATACAACCAGATCATAGGATTGATTATCAGATAAGAAATAAGTCTCCATCTAAGATTCGTAAGTCTAACTTGAATACCAACTTAAGTTTAAATAGTAGTCCCAAATCATCTGTAATACGATCAAATTCTAAACCAATATCACCACCaaaatttagaaataaCCGAAGGTCCAAGAAGATAAGGTCAAGAGCCTCTTCTCATGCAGGAATAACTTTCAAAAACATTAATGTCGATGATGGTAAATATACTCAATCATCGTCATTCACtccaaatatattttacgaagaagaaactgtAACTACAGAAGTGCAAACATCCTCATCGCCGTCATCGTCACTAATACTGGACCAAGAGGATAAGAGAGAGCCTGAACATATTTATGATAGCTTGAACGAATTCTTAATTTCGGCACCAACATCGTCTCCATTGAAAAAGGGAAGTTTATCTCAGTCCAGTAATAAGTAAAAATCGAAACATATATCGTATGTAGTTGCAATGTActataaattttttatattcataaGAAGACAAGCATGCagattttattttttatagatGTATAAAAATCAGGGAAATCGATAGGaatttattccaaatttcctccaattttctctttcataAACACAATCAACTTTTTTCACTAATTGGGTAgctttaattgaattaacaGTAATATGAGATATTGATTCACACCTGTCAATAATTAGATAATCCAAAGGATCTCCATCTCTTtgatctttcaattcttttaaaaattcataGATTGACACCCCAGTAATTGCTGCATTCATTGAAAGGTCTAATTTCTCTAAATGAGAAAACATGGGGGCCTGTtccattaataatttcactGAATTATCATTCAACCACCCATTTTGACAAAGACATAAATCCTTCAACATACAAACATCATCAAAgaattttgatgaagataatacgTGAGAGTCATTATCATTGGGGaatctttgtaattttatAAAAGGACAATCAccaatatttaattttgttaATTCTTCTGGTAAGCAGTATGAGATTAATCTTGTTAGTCCTATCCCATTTATTGAACTCCCCATCAAATCTAGTTCCTTTAACGCCTTTAAATTAGAGTGATAATAGAATGCATCTTGTACAGGTTCTAAACCGAAGCCTGTAGGGGTGGCTAATTCACGGAACGTTAATCTTTCTAAATTATGGAAATTAGGATTATCACgtaataatttcataaaTTGGGATAATTGACcattttgattattttctaaccataaagttttcaaatttgggAAATTCTTCAACCAACtaaattgattttcttGAAGAGGTAATCCGACAGTTCCATTTACATTTGGATTGGGTAATGTTACACCCGTTATAGTTAAATGAGTAATAATGTTACTGTTATGGATATGATATAATTGGGATACAAAGGGGAAGGATCtaatttttgttgaatCACATAGAATTTTAATTGATTCCAAATGTTTCAATTGGTTTTCACTTAAAAACTCAATTCTGATTGAATCAAAGGATTCATTCACTGGTACCATTGAATTAACAAATAGTACTTCAAGATTTctcaaattttgaaattttgttAAAACTTGACattcatattcataatCTGCTCTTAATGTCATCATTAGTGATAACTTTTTGATTGTTTCCACTATTCGCGTCTTTGGTATTATATATCTAGCTAAATGGTGAGTTGTTGTGTTCGGTATtaccaatttcaaattatcacattgattattttgtaGAGTTGTGAAAAGATTCTTGCAAAGTTTAGTCTCTTCAATATTTGACTTTGATGATATATGTAAAGTTCTAATTGGATGAGATCGTATTAGTTGGCTATCGATCGATTCATGgttatgatgatggtgTTGACGATGTATTGTCTTTGGTATCATTTTAATAAAGTCATCGAATTTAGAGAATTGTTTAAATGAGATAGCATTAAGATTAAAGTCTTTAAAAAGGTGAGGAAACGCAAATATTTTACTATGCCATGTTTTAGAGACATATGATAATTGTATCAGTTGTTTTGTTGAGAATTGTTGGAAAACCAGTGGCATTATATCTAATGGTAATTTCGcaataaaatcaatattttgCGCGGGCTTGTTTGATGATTCTTCTATGTTAGATTGTgattttattcttttcgGTTTAGAACCATTCTGCTGTCGTTGTTCCCTTATTGGatcaatgaattttcttttgaattgaTTACTGACATCACTgtttgaagaagaggatgaAAGAGGACGAGCTCGTGAATCGGTTCGACTAGATAGAATTTTGTCTTTAACCAAATTCTTTTGGTGtacaataatatcaatgaacgtttttgaaacattaattttcaaagaatcaGTAGCGAAATTTGCATTCCTTAGGGCAGTTTTATAAGTGTTATAGgcatctttcaatttatgtaatttttgtaatatttttccttttctaatAAAACATTTCAAATTGTATGGTTCAATAAAGCACATTTTTGTTGCGTCTCTTAATGCCTTTTCCAATTCACCCATTTTTTCCCAACATGCAGCTCtattatctaataatttgatatattttggATGATATATTCGAGGTTTTGGTAGTGACGACGACGGTGACGGCGACGACGATGAtgctgaagaagatggtGGTGGTAATACTTGCCCATTGGTTGGAAGAGGATCTAAACCATATTGTGATCTTAATGtcaataaatcatcataaGAATACGATTTTGTTAAAATGATGGCCTTTTCGAATACTTGTTTAGCCTTTTCATAGTTCtcattttggaaatagGTAGTACCTAACTGAATGGCCTTTTGAATGACAGAATCATCTATGGGCATGCTTCTATGTGCTATTGTATGTTTTTATATCTGTCGTTGTTTCTCGTTTATTTATCTATATTTGCACCTTGTTCTTCTAGTTGAAAGATTTCGattatttatatacatatatatatatatatgtataacTGAACGTAGATATAAAGTAAAGAGTATACGTACTGTATCAATAAGGACAAAAAACACTAAGCCAACACTTAGACGTACTAATAAGGGCTtaagaataaatataaagaatgCAAATATGGCCATAAGTATACTTGGAGTGTTTCTTATGTCAACGGTTTTGCTAATTGCGACATTTTTAATTGGATTAGTACCGTTATATTATgtgaagaaacaaaattctAATTTAGCCAGTAAAAAATCCAATCAAATGATTGGAATATTATCACAATTTGGTGTTGGTATGCTTTTAGGAACATCGTTTATGTTAGTTATTCCTGAGGGGATTAAATCGTGTTTGGAACATGATGGTAATGTTggattaaatttattaattggGTTTCTTGTGGTCTATTTGTTGGATAGGTTAGttcaattaattataaataGGAAAAATAAGAGCGTTGATTTTGAGCAGGAGAATTATGTTAGTTTTGAATCATTAACTGATTTAGTCAAGAATCCAAGAAGAATAATTGGTTGTATATTAAGAAACAATGTTGTATTTgctttatttattcatgGACTTTCTGATGGTATTGCTCTGGGGAccactaataataatgattcacttttaataattgttttaattGCCATTGTGATTCATAAAATACCGGCagtattatctttatcaagTCTAATGATTTCGAAACAAAAATTACCTGAATGGGAAGTTGTTTCTAATCTTTTCGCATTTGCGTTATCTACACCCTTGGGGtatatttgtttatcaatgtttaatttaaatcattCTGAGACAATGGATTGGATTAGtggtaatttattattaatgagTGGTGGGAGTTTATTATATGCGTCATTTACAGCATTTGTCACAGGTGATAAGGATAGCAACAATCACAGTCATACTCATCAAATATTTCGTAATTCAGAGAATGAAACTGAAACTGATACAACTATTGATCATGAAATGGGAAATtcatttcaagaaaatgttgatgatgacaCGAAATTACCACATGATGAATCTCTTTATGTTGTCAGTGGTGTTGTTTTACCATTACTGATATcctttttcatttctgaAGACTAAGAAGgaataattaattatatatattttatagaTTTGTGTAGACAATAACTTGTATTATTAGagcatcttcttcttcttcttcttcttcttctcttcttctcttcttctggatgtatatgttattattaatgtgCATATGCTTAGTACAGGTATTCTATAAGAGATAAATTTATGCgtatgatattattttctattcAAAGCTCTTCTCTTTAACCAtttatcttttgatttCATAACGGTCACTTCTCTTTTAGGAGCCAATGATCTTGATTCATTTGTTGAAGACAGGAGAGAGACAGTTACTGGACCTTTCCTAACTATAgtctttttcaaattcttcaaagttttcttctttcttttattaatCTCAGATTTAATTTCAAGACTATATTCACTTGGatcaatttcattgaaatttataCGTTTTGGCATTACTTGTGTTTCTTTCGATGCAGATTCTGCACTAgctaatttattaaagaaatcgGCACctaattcttctaattgatcatttttttattcgttattaaatcatcatcGAGATTCTTTGTCGCCTGCTCTTGTGTTAatctttgttttttttcttaattgttgttttgtGAAAAgttcattttgttttattcttttctctttaaGTAATTGTTGTTCTAATTTCGAAGCTTCCTCTCTCTTTTGTAATTCCATTTCAATGCTTGATTTTGCCAATTCATTACCTTTTTCCTCTTCTGGagcttcatcatcatcactactatcgtcatcatcatgatCTAAgttgttgatttttttaCCACTTATTAGCTTTAGTTCAGGTATAGTGACCTTACCGGTACtgttatcatcatcgtctGTAAATTTTTTGTGAGTTTTCTCGATTGGTTGTGATGTAGTCGTTTGTTCAGTCATGATGTGgtctttgaaatatattatatagcgaaatgaatatttaagTTATGTCTATATTGTATGCATATACTCCCTTAATAATTACTTCAGCAATTTGTTGCTCAACTAATAGTAAAATAGCATCTTCATTTATgtcatctcatctcataTTGCTATGGCTATTGCTATTGCTATTGCTATTAGCATTTTTGTTTCggtgaaaaaataatttttcaaaaaaacGAAAATTTTCGAAATAAGATCACGGGGGTGTCTGGGTGAAAATTAACTATCGTATTACCCTCCTTTGCTGCCTTTTATGTTCAGATGTGTAGTGTAAATATAccttttattattatacataCTACGTTGAGTCGTCCATTGTAGTATGTATTGTCATTACATGCATTACATGCATTACATGCATTACATGGTATTTTGCCACTGAACTTACGTCGTTTAGTCGAGTTGATAAATGACTAAAAGTATCTCTCCACAACTTTGAAGCTTCGGCTTCTTTTTAAATGGTAGCCATTGCTAGTTCatattcttgaaaaaaGTAAGATTTGCAGACTATTAGGTCGGTATACTGTGTCCGATAAGTGATTGCAGTCGACCAGGGACTATGTAAGTCATATTTGAGTATGTCAGTTAATTGCACAGCATTGTCGATGGTACAATTGAGCTTATAACATGTTCGTCTAGTAATGtaaattcaacaaaatgGATATTCGGCCTCAGTAAACTCTTCtatttgaatgattgaATAATGAATGATCCTGTCGTTTTATGGACCAAACACACTTTTTAACTTCAttgtttgatttttctttttcttcgtctttttggatattttactcttatttttatttgaagacGGTATAGTTAAAGAAATGGGATCAATCTCATTCAGATGAACTTCTTGATTTACGTCTGTTATAGTAACGTTATCATAATCAATACTTGTGTCGGTTACTATTGAAATACCgttttttttaatttgattttgtaacataatattattaatttcatgATGAGTTTTCTCTAATAGAG
Above is a genomic segment from Naumovozyma dairenensis CBS 421 chromosome 6, complete genome containing:
- the DIA2 gene encoding DNA-binding SCF ubiquitin ligase subunit DIA2 (similar to Saccharomyces cerevisiae DIA2 (YOR080W); ancestral locus Anc_5.689) yields the protein MPIDDSVIQKAIQLGTTYFQNENYEKAKQVFEKAIILTKSYSYDDLLTLRSQYGLDPLPTNGQVLPPPSSSASSSSPSPSSSLPKPRIYHPKYIKLLDNRAACWEKMGELEKALRDATKMCFIEPYNLKCFIRKGKILQKLHKLKDAYNTYKTALRNANFATDSLKINVSKTFIDIIVHQKNLVKDKILSSRTDSRARPLSSSSSNSDVSNQFKRKFIDPIREQRQQNGSKPKRIKSQSNIEESSNKPAQNIDFIAKLPLDIMPLVFQQFSTKQLIQLSYVSKTWHSKIFAFPHLFKDFNLNAISFKQFSKFDDFIKMIPKTIHRQHHHHNHESIDSQLIRSHPIRTLHISSKSNIEETKLCKNLFTTLQNNQCDNLKLVIPNTTTHHLARYIIPKTRIVETIKKLSLMMTLRADYEYECQVLTKFQNLRNLEVLFVNSMVPVNESFDSIRIEFLSENQLKHLESIKILCDSTKIRSFPFVSQLYHIHNSNIITHLTITGVTLPNPNVNGTVGLPLQENQFSWLKNFPNLKTLWLENNQNGQLSQFMKLLRDNPNFHNLERLTFRELATPTGFGLEPVQDAFYYHSNLKALKELDLMGSSINGIGLTRLISYCLPEELTKLNIGDCPFIKLQRFPNDNDSHVLSSSKFFDDVCMLKDLCLCQNGWLNDNSVKLLMEQAPMFSHLEKLDLSMNAAITGVSIYEFLKELKDQRDGDPLDYLIIDRCESISHITVNSIKATQLVKKVDCVYERENWRKFGINSYRFP
- the NDAI0F00380 gene encoding uncharacterized protein (similar to Saccharomyces cerevisiae PXL1 (YKR090W); ancestral locus Anc_5.691); its protein translation is MLSTLYDSSFPIINPKVGYSTVLQRAGFDTNFKKVPRNEKKNNHTKRNEKRGKPSRPLNNSSFNVDQEIFFHKINSTITKTNTCDCTMVETRVNSLEEEIEKEQQFKKRGTDNMPANEDQNLVGFFSFEDTTCVNLNNSSINVERISSKNKENCDSLNVAQEEGEELIAQNRHNRNKKVVDATEFDFEHSHNIEKSFEKYNISEILVDKKEDSSFLFSEISTWESLNIDKPNKKFKHDNEGKNQISIENEPNLLSESFFEEEKKLEKEKLQEIEKLLLELNEIKTMKDDILERDLLNLSERKPTHYKHNYNRSSFFLLEDDKDSHNEEIVCREFIELSKLDKDNLNVKRPRLQNNGNDKNENGHGCCSNRMNLFLNEHYLPGEGPCRKCGKEITNSSKRIFSKKKNIGNFGELSGQWHRECFRCHICHIKFDKNIEVYIHDDVPYCEFDFHVVNKSICLICNKFVEGKCFINEKLEKFHVYCLERYQDAPISG
- the ATX2 gene encoding Mn(2+) transporter ATX2 (similar to Saccharomyces cerevisiae ATX2 (YOR079C); ancestral locus Anc_5.688), which produces MTESSMGMLLCAIVCFYICRCFSFIYLYLHLVLLVERFRLFIYIYIYICITERRYKVKSIRTVSIRTKNTKPTLRRTNKGLRINIKNANMAISILGVFLMSTVLLIATFLIGLVPLYYVKKQNSNLASKKSNQMIGILSQFGVGMLLGTSFMLVIPEGIKSCLEHDGNVGLNLLIGFLVVYLLDRLVQLIINRKNKSVDFEQENYVSFESLTDLVKNPRRIIGCILRNNVVFALFIHGLSDGIALGTTNNNDSLLIIVLIAIVIHKIPAVLSLSSLMISKQKLPEWEVVSNLFAFALSTPLGYICLSMFNLNHSETMDWISGNLLLMSGGSLLYASFTAFVTGDKDSNNHSHTHQIFRNSENETETDTTIDHEMGNSFQENVDDDTKLPHDESLYVVSGVVLPLLISFFISED
- the BUD21 gene encoding Bud21p (similar to Saccharomyces cerevisiae BUD21 (YOR078W); ancestral locus Anc_5.687) is translated as MPKRINFNEIDPSEYSLEIKSEINKRKKKTLKNLKKTIVRKGPVTVSLLSSTNESRSLAPKREVTVMKSKDKWLKRRALNRK
- the TGL5 gene encoding triacylglycerol lipase (similar to Saccharomyces cerevisiae TGL4 (YKR089C) and TGL5 (YOR081C); ancestral locus Anc_5.690) produces the protein MSSYPVTQYLIEKYYESTNESPNCGKIITPTTTKNLLNALTSKDWGKQSTIDEKIWTSDSETSLDDTVDTLLLPLPQAGEQAYDDKKVDCTSTLDKWKTWLTSKLTVTNYEQNLQIKNLLIQKANSISYYQWHDICTELDNLTNKKNWKLTKESSLYDYDLIVSLTCELRNLRLSNDYTHLLYLIRTTWVRNLGGIGNVNLYRHSHVGTKHIIDEYLKESNLAIEALLTQSDLDDSYLLGIFQQCRRNIGRSALVLSGGATFGLFHIGVLASLFEADVMPRIISGTSSGAIVASIFCVHTTDEIPSLLANVLNMEFNIFKDDKDKSDTDNLLIKFSRFMKTGTWFDNKHLVNTMITFLGDLTFREAYNRTGKILNITVSPASIFEQGRLLNNLTAPNVLIWSAVCASCSVPGIFPATPLYEKDPLTGKVTQWGGNRSVKFVDGSVDNDLPIPRLSEMFNVDHIIACQVNMHVYPFLKCSVSCVGGEIQNEFTAKLKQSISKIYNSVNEEIIHYLGVGAELGIARMPLTKLRSMLSQTYSGNVTILPDISMVSQLPNVLVNPTQQFLLHETMLGARATWPKISMIRNNCGQELALDRAITHLKEKIIMSSSINNPLQFSDTVYGLIKLSTKDQINQQHQQSKKNNNGTLDDNLLESEESTSLLLLPKAAYRQGRSPTISLGKSRISTEIADIKFPQRKSELADLNLIGQTRIKSSSFSIQAPMAKRRISFSNKPTSKLSPPSLSLSSSRKNGTYTIQPDHRIDYQIRNKSPSKIRKSNLNTNLSLNSSPKSSVIRSNSKPISPPKFRNNRRSKKIRSRASSHAGITFKNINVDDGKYTQSSSFTPNIFYEEETVTTEVQTSSSPSSSLILDQEDKREPEHIYDSLNEFLISAPTSSPLKKGSLSQSSNK